A single Halogeometricum rufum DNA region contains:
- a CDS encoding universal stress protein, whose protein sequence is MYAALVPVDRDRDRAFHQAKYVERLASSGGDVAATVLYVVPPKEFERADDVAFESVESAVEAADYLEDAGIPVTRAVGDGSPADEIVRTADELDADEIVAGGRKRSGVTPLLLGSTVHDVMLSADRPVTITGERSVFGEGTQTLLVAVDRDVERATRQADYVAARPNAEDVEAVVYYVFPHQDYKGAPPHEFEEVEAAVEAADRLEAAGVSVERLSEGGEVERKILRTADERDADGIVMGGRKRSGVQKVLLGSVALDVMLSADRPVTLTG, encoded by the coding sequence ATGTACGCCGCACTCGTACCAGTCGACAGAGACAGGGACCGCGCGTTCCACCAGGCGAAGTACGTCGAACGACTCGCGAGTTCGGGCGGCGACGTTGCGGCGACGGTGCTGTACGTGGTGCCGCCGAAGGAGTTCGAGAGGGCCGACGACGTGGCGTTCGAGTCTGTCGAGTCGGCCGTTGAGGCCGCCGACTACCTCGAAGACGCCGGGATACCCGTGACGCGGGCCGTCGGCGACGGGAGTCCCGCGGACGAAATCGTCCGCACCGCCGACGAACTCGACGCGGACGAAATCGTCGCGGGCGGCCGGAAACGCTCGGGCGTGACGCCGTTACTGCTGGGGAGTACGGTCCACGACGTGATGCTCTCGGCGGACCGGCCGGTCACCATCACCGGCGAGCGGTCGGTGTTCGGGGAGGGGACGCAGACGCTCCTCGTCGCCGTCGACCGGGACGTCGAACGCGCCACTCGACAAGCCGACTACGTCGCCGCCCGCCCGAACGCCGAGGACGTCGAGGCCGTCGTCTACTACGTGTTCCCGCACCAGGACTACAAGGGGGCGCCCCCGCACGAGTTCGAAGAGGTCGAGGCCGCCGTCGAGGCGGCCGACCGTCTCGAGGCCGCGGGCGTGTCTGTCGAACGCCTGTCGGAGGGCGGCGAAGTCGAACGGAAGATTCTCCGCACGGCCGACGAACGCGACGCGGACGGCATCGTGATGGGCGGGCGGAAACGCTCGGGCGTCCAAAAGGTCCTCCTCGGAAGCGTCGCCCTCGACGTGATGCTCTCGGCGGACCGGCCGGTCACGCTCACCGGATAA
- a CDS encoding FAD-dependent oxidoreductase — MTLATIPRYDGARVAECGDRAVVVGGGVAGLLAARVLADAFAEVTVVERDSLPDDPVARRGVPQGRHPHALLEAGRATMADLLPGYAEDVISAGGVVTDFAGDVRFYDEGAFLADGPARMETVSATRPLFEHVIRRHVAARDGVEIRTNCRGGDYLLDDAGTTVRGVVLREGTGRDAVELPADLVVDATGRASKTPNWLETHGYESPPTDEVRIEMTYSTTFVDRPPSDRRTFLVPASAPRTRGGMAAPVEGNRWVVNLQGVHGTVPPTDRDAFAEYAASLPVPEIARLLERHDWAADGIDHYPFPTNRRHRYEDLDRFPDGLLVVGDAVASFNPVYAQGMSVAALEALVLHHVLADGRENLAPRFFDRVEGVVDGAWSLAVGADFGFTETTGPKPRGTAFFGWYLGRLLRHAHTDGALTDAFVRVLTMERPPSSLLRPGVVRRVLLPPPSGGQHESEADPHRYEEGRPSSSPR, encoded by the coding sequence ATGACGCTGGCGACGATACCGCGATACGACGGCGCGCGCGTGGCCGAGTGCGGTGACCGCGCGGTGGTCGTCGGCGGGGGCGTGGCCGGACTGCTCGCGGCCCGCGTCCTCGCCGACGCGTTCGCCGAGGTGACCGTCGTCGAACGCGACTCACTGCCGGACGACCCGGTCGCCCGCCGCGGCGTGCCGCAGGGGCGGCATCCCCACGCGCTTCTGGAGGCCGGGCGCGCGACGATGGCTGACCTGCTCCCCGGCTACGCCGAGGACGTGATTTCGGCCGGCGGCGTCGTGACCGACTTCGCGGGCGACGTCCGGTTCTACGACGAGGGCGCGTTCCTCGCGGACGGCCCCGCCCGGATGGAGACTGTCTCGGCGACCAGACCGCTGTTCGAGCACGTGATTCGCCGCCACGTCGCCGCGCGCGACGGCGTCGAGATACGCACGAACTGCCGGGGCGGCGACTACCTCCTCGACGACGCGGGGACGACGGTCCGAGGTGTCGTGCTCCGAGAAGGGACCGGCCGGGACGCGGTGGAGTTGCCGGCCGACCTGGTCGTGGACGCCACCGGTCGAGCGAGCAAGACGCCGAACTGGCTCGAAACGCACGGCTACGAGTCGCCGCCGACGGACGAAGTCCGAATCGAGATGACGTACAGCACCACCTTCGTGGACCGGCCCCCGAGCGACCGACGGACGTTCCTCGTCCCGGCGTCTGCACCACGCACGCGCGGCGGGATGGCCGCCCCCGTCGAGGGAAATCGCTGGGTGGTGAACCTGCAGGGCGTCCACGGCACCGTCCCGCCGACCGACCGCGACGCGTTCGCCGAGTACGCCGCGAGCCTCCCGGTCCCCGAGATTGCTAGACTGCTGGAGCGCCACGACTGGGCGGCCGACGGTATCGACCACTACCCGTTCCCGACGAACAGGCGACACCGCTACGAGGACCTCGACCGCTTCCCCGACGGGTTGCTCGTCGTCGGCGACGCCGTCGCCAGTTTCAACCCGGTGTACGCGCAGGGGATGTCCGTCGCCGCGCTCGAAGCGTTGGTGCTACATCACGTGCTCGCAGACGGCCGCGAGAACCTCGCACCGCGGTTCTTCGACCGCGTCGAGGGCGTCGTCGACGGCGCGTGGTCGCTCGCTGTCGGGGCCGACTTCGGTTTCACGGAGACGACCGGCCCGAAGCCCCGCGGCACGGCCTTCTTCGGCTGGTATCTCGGACGCCTGCTCCGCCACGCGCACACCGACGGCGCACTGACGGACGCGTTCGTGCGCGTCCTCACGATGGAACGGCCGCCGTCGTCGCTGTTGCGTCCGGGAGTGGTGCGGCGCGTCCTCCTCCCGCCGCCGAGCGGCGGCCAGCACGAGAGCGAAGCCGACCCGCACCGGTACGAGGAGGGGAGGCCGTCGTCGAGTCCCCGGTGA
- a CDS encoding CPBP family intramembrane glutamic endopeptidase: MSLVRDRLGGTGPSRFPRGRTVVAALAITVAALAVGVVGIVVTGAVESLLGVGDTAVVRVLDGNYIQIGFAAFAVAYLLWRGDWERYVKVRRPTVEDAGWILVIPVVFAAQSVVLPPILAAVGLPHPNPTTGSEQLALETRPLLWPVAFVGLYLFAAPAEELVYRGIVQGRLRESFDTVGVVLFGGLLFGFMHFLVGLLTWGVALGGSVYWGLSTTIPGLVWGYAYERTENLAVTAVTHAMSWTIAVHEIALQFLPV; the protein is encoded by the coding sequence ATGAGCCTCGTGAGGGACCGCCTCGGCGGCACCGGTCCGAGCCGGTTTCCGCGGGGACGCACAGTCGTCGCGGCACTCGCCATCACCGTCGCGGCCCTCGCCGTCGGCGTCGTCGGAATCGTCGTCACCGGGGCCGTGGAGTCACTCCTCGGCGTCGGCGACACCGCCGTCGTCCGCGTCCTCGACGGCAACTACATCCAAATCGGATTCGCGGCGTTCGCCGTCGCCTACCTCCTGTGGCGAGGCGACTGGGAGCGATACGTCAAGGTCCGCAGGCCGACAGTCGAGGACGCCGGGTGGATACTCGTCATCCCGGTCGTCTTCGCGGCCCAGAGCGTCGTCCTCCCACCGATTCTGGCGGCGGTCGGTCTCCCGCATCCGAACCCGACCACCGGAAGCGAGCAGTTGGCGCTGGAGACGCGACCGCTGCTGTGGCCCGTCGCGTTCGTCGGCCTGTACCTGTTCGCCGCGCCGGCCGAGGAACTGGTGTACCGCGGTATCGTCCAGGGTCGGCTCCGGGAGTCGTTCGACACCGTGGGCGTCGTCCTCTTCGGCGGCCTGCTGTTCGGGTTCATGCACTTCCTCGTCGGCCTGCTGACGTGGGGAGTCGCCCTCGGCGGGAGCGTCTACTGGGGCCTCTCGACCACGATTCCGGGGCTTGTGTGGGGGTACGCCTACGAGCGGACCGAGAACCTCGCGGTGACCGCCGTCACCCACGCGATGTCGTGGACGATAGCCGTCCACGAGATCGCCCTCCAGTTCCTGCCGGTGTGA
- a CDS encoding hydantoinase/oxoprolinase family protein, which produces MSDETRIGVDVGGTFTDVALLTPSDDLVTAKVPSTDDQSVGVVRGFEKACDEAGIDPADVDAFTHAMTVSVNALLEDDGAKTALVTTEGFRDVLEIGRQARPDLYDVTAGKPDPLVPRRRRFEVAERATVDGVETPVGDDEVRRVAEAIRDCDAESVAVSFLHAYQHPENERAAAAVLREELDAPVSASHEVLAEFREYERTSTTVVDAYVTPVIDAYLGRLEDRATEMGVPTPRIMQANGGIAPASTVREHAVTTTMSGPAAGVVGAAATATGDDVDGLVTFDMGGTSSDVSLVRGGEVERTTDAEINGRPIKTPMVDVNTVGAGGGSVAWVDAGDALRVGPRSAGADPGPACYGRGGTDPTVTDANVVLGYIGGSSALGGELSLDVDAAHDAMESLAEDAGLDDALAAARGVYRVANANMARAIRAVTVERGHDPRGFGLVAFGGAGPMHAAALAESLDVGTVVVPRACGVLSAYGLLAADEKHDSVRTLRQSLADVDVSAVEDAYDALRSDVLSDVERPDAATVRRAADLRYVGQSFELTVSVDETFDADAVEARFHEAHESAYGYRLSDPVELVNVRSTAVVERGTLGVTYRGTGDARKDTREAFFGGEFRETPVYAREGLRDGETVAGPAVLEQAESTIVVPPAWDGTVRPDGTLVLTRGGDGE; this is translated from the coding sequence ATGTCTGACGAGACCCGAATCGGCGTCGACGTCGGGGGCACGTTCACCGACGTTGCGCTCCTGACGCCGAGCGACGACCTGGTGACCGCGAAAGTACCGAGCACGGACGACCAGAGCGTCGGCGTCGTCCGCGGGTTCGAGAAGGCCTGCGACGAGGCCGGAATCGACCCGGCCGACGTGGACGCGTTCACGCACGCGATGACCGTGTCGGTGAACGCACTGCTGGAGGACGACGGCGCGAAGACGGCCCTCGTCACCACCGAGGGGTTCCGCGACGTCCTCGAAATCGGCCGACAGGCGCGCCCGGACCTGTACGACGTGACCGCGGGCAAACCCGACCCTCTCGTTCCCCGCCGTCGGCGCTTCGAAGTCGCGGAGCGAGCGACGGTAGACGGCGTCGAGACGCCCGTCGGCGACGACGAGGTGCGGCGCGTCGCCGAGGCGATACGGGACTGCGACGCCGAGAGCGTCGCCGTCTCGTTCCTGCACGCCTACCAGCACCCCGAGAACGAACGGGCGGCCGCCGCCGTCCTCCGGGAGGAACTCGACGCGCCCGTCTCCGCCTCCCACGAGGTGCTGGCGGAGTTCCGCGAGTACGAACGCACCTCCACCACCGTCGTGGACGCGTACGTCACGCCGGTCATCGACGCCTACCTCGGCCGCCTCGAGGACCGCGCGACCGAGATGGGCGTGCCGACGCCGCGAATCATGCAGGCGAACGGCGGCATCGCCCCCGCGTCGACGGTGCGCGAACACGCGGTGACGACGACGATGTCCGGGCCCGCGGCGGGCGTCGTCGGCGCCGCGGCGACGGCGACGGGCGACGACGTGGACGGACTGGTCACCTTCGACATGGGCGGAACGTCCAGCGACGTGAGCCTCGTCCGCGGCGGCGAGGTAGAGCGCACGACGGACGCCGAGATAAACGGCCGCCCCATCAAGACGCCGATGGTGGACGTCAACACCGTCGGGGCGGGCGGCGGGTCCGTCGCCTGGGTGGACGCGGGCGACGCCCTCCGCGTCGGCCCCCGGTCAGCAGGCGCGGACCCCGGACCCGCCTGCTACGGCCGCGGCGGCACCGACCCGACGGTGACCGACGCCAACGTCGTCCTCGGTTACATCGGCGGCAGTTCCGCCCTCGGGGGCGAACTCTCGCTGGACGTGGACGCCGCGCACGACGCGATGGAGTCGCTCGCCGAGGACGCCGGACTCGACGACGCCCTCGCCGCCGCGCGCGGCGTCTACCGCGTCGCCAACGCCAACATGGCGCGCGCGATTCGCGCCGTGACGGTCGAACGCGGCCACGACCCCCGCGGGTTCGGACTCGTCGCCTTCGGCGGCGCGGGACCGATGCACGCCGCCGCACTCGCGGAGAGCCTCGACGTCGGCACCGTCGTCGTCCCGCGCGCCTGCGGCGTGCTCTCGGCGTACGGCCTCCTCGCGGCCGACGAGAAGCACGACTCCGTGCGCACGCTCCGGCAGTCGCTCGCGGACGTGGACGTGAGCGCCGTCGAGGACGCGTACGACGCCCTGCGGAGCGACGTGCTCTCGGACGTCGAGCGACCCGACGCCGCGACGGTTCGGCGCGCCGCAGACCTGCGGTACGTCGGTCAGAGCTTCGAACTCACGGTATCGGTGGACGAGACGTTCGACGCCGACGCCGTCGAAGCGCGGTTCCACGAGGCGCACGAGAGCGCCTACGGCTACCGGCTCTCCGACCCGGTGGAACTCGTCAACGTCCGCTCGACGGCCGTCGTCGAACGCGGCACACTCGGCGTCACGTACCGCGGAACCGGCGACGCGCGGAAGGACACCCGCGAGGCGTTCTTCGGCGGCGAGTTCCGCGAGACGCCCGTCTACGCCCGCGAGGGACTGCGCGACGGTGAAACGGTCGCGGGGCCGGCCGTCCTCGAACAGGCCGAGAGCACCATCGTCGTCCCGCCCGCGTGGGACGGAACGGTCCGACCGGACGGAACGCTCGTGCTGACCCGAGGAGGTGACGGGGAATGA
- a CDS encoding CPBP family intramembrane glutamic endopeptidase, producing MPDDASDSSFARDAESVRRKRAVAEEDAALRAFGLFLAGTLAFSWGLWSLLLTDAVPASATGLLARVGGFGPFVGSVLALWASGWRVRDWLRANVRLRLPLRWYGFALVLPPVFVALAGLVHATAFGASFDLDAVNPLWFYPVAVVVVFFVGGGQEELGWRAFAVPALQQRFSAATASLGVGAVWALWHLPLFLLPVSPQSDLPLGPYVVAVLAVSVVFTWLYNASGSVFVPMLLHAGINPIGGYFPTGGVEAIRTVTGYGSYALVVACAAAVVLAVYGPARLSNGPRVRLLDIVARAPEEER from the coding sequence ATGCCCGACGACGCGTCGGACTCCTCGTTCGCTCGCGACGCCGAATCCGTCCGCAGGAAGCGAGCGGTGGCCGAAGAGGACGCCGCGCTGCGAGCGTTCGGCCTCTTTCTGGCGGGGACGCTGGCGTTCTCGTGGGGGCTCTGGTCGCTGCTGCTCACGGACGCGGTGCCCGCGTCGGCGACGGGACTGCTCGCGAGGGTCGGCGGGTTCGGTCCGTTCGTCGGGTCGGTCCTCGCCCTGTGGGCGTCGGGGTGGCGCGTCCGCGACTGGCTCCGCGCGAACGTTCGACTCCGCCTTCCCCTCCGCTGGTACGGGTTCGCACTCGTGCTCCCGCCGGTGTTCGTCGCGCTCGCCGGTCTCGTCCACGCGACGGCGTTCGGTGCCAGCTTCGACCTCGACGCCGTCAACCCGCTGTGGTTCTACCCCGTCGCCGTCGTCGTCGTGTTCTTCGTCGGCGGCGGGCAGGAGGAACTGGGCTGGCGCGCCTTCGCGGTACCGGCGCTTCAGCAGCGCTTCTCGGCGGCGACGGCGAGTCTCGGCGTCGGTGCCGTCTGGGCGCTCTGGCACCTCCCCCTGTTCTTGCTCCCGGTCAGTCCCCAGAGCGACCTTCCGCTCGGTCCCTACGTCGTCGCGGTGCTGGCCGTCTCGGTCGTCTTCACGTGGCTCTACAACGCCTCCGGGAGCGTGTTCGTCCCCATGCTCCTCCACGCCGGCATCAACCCCATCGGCGGCTACTTCCCGACGGGCGGCGTCGAGGCGATACGGACGGTCACCGGCTACGGCTCCTACGCCCTCGTCGTCGCCTGCGCCGCCGCCGTCGTCCTCGCCGTGTACGGGCCGGCCCGACTGTCGAACGGCCCCCGCGTGCGGTTGCTCGATATCGTCGCGCGCGCTCCCGAGGAGGAGCGATAG
- a CDS encoding hydantoinase B/oxoprolinase family protein, whose translation MTGDDGDAGRANAGAETDVDPVTLEIVRNQFESVAEEMGQVLVTSSYSPNIKERRDCSTALFDAEGRLVAQAEHIPVHLGAMPEAVETVLDYDPEPGDVFVLNDPFEGGTHLPDVTLVSPLSVDGEVLGYAVSRAHHADVGGMTPGSMPAGAREIYQEGLRLPPVRLVEGGETNEDVLSILLANVRNPGERRADVRAQIAANERAEERLRDLVAEHGRDRIVAAFDAVIGYSRDRVTAELRALPDGEYRARDVLEGDGVTDDDVPIEVTVTVDDGSVTVDFDGTAPQVAGNVNAPLAVAKSAVYFVVRCVTDPEIPPNQGCYDPITVSVPDGSLLNPDPPAAVVGGNVETSQRVTDVVFTALADAAPDRVPAQGQGTMNNLTIGSRAGGADGFTYYETIGGGFGGLSSRDGMDGVQVGMTNTLNTPVEALEAEYPLFVEAYGLRENSGGRGRHRGGLGIVRSVTVEADATVSLLTERRRVAPRGIAGGEDGATGENLVDGASVPAKTTRDVAAGTTVTVRTPGGGGHGDPAERAEADSERDEADEKMDW comes from the coding sequence ATGACCGGCGACGACGGCGACGCCGGGCGGGCGAACGCGGGCGCCGAGACGGACGTCGACCCGGTCACGCTCGAAATCGTCCGCAACCAGTTCGAGAGCGTCGCCGAGGAGATGGGGCAGGTACTCGTCACCTCGTCGTACTCGCCGAACATCAAGGAGCGACGCGACTGCTCGACCGCCCTGTTCGACGCCGAGGGACGCCTCGTCGCGCAGGCCGAACACATCCCGGTCCACCTCGGCGCGATGCCCGAGGCGGTGGAGACGGTGCTCGACTACGACCCCGAACCGGGCGACGTGTTCGTGCTGAACGACCCGTTCGAGGGCGGGACGCACCTGCCGGACGTGACGCTGGTGTCTCCGCTCTCTGTCGACGGCGAGGTGCTCGGATACGCCGTCTCCCGCGCGCACCACGCCGACGTCGGGGGGATGACGCCCGGCAGCATGCCGGCCGGCGCGCGCGAAATCTATCAGGAGGGACTCCGCCTCCCGCCGGTGCGACTGGTCGAGGGCGGCGAGACGAACGAGGACGTGCTGTCGATTCTGTTGGCGAACGTCCGCAACCCCGGAGAGCGTCGCGCCGACGTCCGCGCGCAGATAGCGGCGAACGAACGCGCGGAGGAACGACTCCGCGACCTGGTGGCCGAACACGGCCGGGACCGAATCGTCGCGGCGTTCGACGCCGTGATCGGCTACTCGCGGGACCGCGTGACCGCGGAACTCCGCGCCCTGCCTGACGGCGAGTACCGCGCCCGCGACGTGTTGGAGGGCGACGGCGTCACCGACGACGACGTGCCTATCGAGGTGACGGTCACCGTCGACGACGGGTCGGTCACCGTCGACTTCGACGGCACCGCACCGCAGGTGGCCGGCAACGTCAACGCCCCTCTCGCGGTGGCCAAGTCGGCCGTCTACTTCGTCGTCCGGTGCGTGACGGACCCGGAGATTCCGCCGAATCAGGGCTGTTACGACCCCATCACCGTCTCGGTACCGGACGGGTCGCTGTTGAACCCGGACCCGCCCGCCGCCGTCGTCGGCGGCAACGTCGAGACGAGTCAGCGCGTGACGGACGTCGTGTTCACGGCACTCGCCGACGCCGCGCCGGACCGCGTCCCCGCGCAGGGACAGGGGACGATGAACAACCTCACCATCGGCAGTCGCGCCGGCGGGGCCGACGGCTTCACCTACTACGAGACCATCGGCGGCGGGTTCGGCGGCCTGTCGAGCAGAGACGGGATGGACGGCGTCCAGGTCGGGATGACGAACACGCTCAACACGCCCGTCGAGGCGCTTGAGGCCGAGTATCCGCTGTTCGTCGAGGCGTACGGGCTCCGCGAGAACAGCGGGGGGCGGGGCCGACACCGCGGCGGCCTCGGCATCGTCCGGTCTGTCACCGTCGAGGCCGACGCCACCGTCTCGCTCCTGACCGAACGGCGACGCGTCGCCCCGCGCGGCATCGCGGGCGGCGAAGACGGCGCGACGGGCGAGAACCTCGTGGACGGCGCGTCCGTCCCGGCGAAGACGACGCGCGACGTGGCCGCCGGGACGACGGTCACGGTGCGGACGCCCGGCGGCGGCGGGCACGGCGACCCCGCGGAACGCGCCGAGGCGGACAGCGAACGCGACGAGGCGGACGAGAAGATGGACTGGTGA
- a CDS encoding sensor histidine kinase encodes MTWQHTLYAYPTLFAAVLAAALGAYGLAYIDRNGRTPVLVTFVFATAALSLWSGFSALKLLSTDPAVKLLAYRLLYLGAAPIGAFSLLFALAYTDRDEWLRPAVVAALLSVPVVYLLLLFTNPGGLAVEGTRLVETGGLLVLRVDVGPAHVPLQLLYNALLSLVAVAIVGVEAVRLGRAYLPQAALLGLGIGAPILVVAATYAGVPPFTADSVNFVPTSTAVTTVALGVALFRYRLLDLPPIAYTTAMAASPDGVLVVDTDRRVVHANDRGERLFAGLNGTMGDSFDEAFPDVALEDASAAEVRIDGEDETPTFLSVRTQRLRRRGKRVGWVVVLRDVTALQEQKRAIEEQNERLRLLNQIVRHDVRNDMSVVLGNANLLESLVEDEEARRRLATIVRNGEHAVELTETMRGLMRTMLEDAPELEPVSLRRVVNDEVAAMQADDGDCEVTVSGEIPDVRVVADDTLGTVFRNLLTNGVRHNDSDVPTVTVSATEADDSVVVSVADDGRGIPADRREAIFGRGNKGLESPGTGVGLYLVQALVDGYGGEVWIADNEPRGSVFSVRLRTAADRT; translated from the coding sequence ATGACGTGGCAACACACTCTCTACGCCTATCCGACCCTCTTCGCAGCCGTTCTCGCGGCTGCGCTCGGGGCGTACGGACTCGCGTACATCGACCGGAACGGCCGGACGCCGGTCCTCGTGACGTTCGTGTTCGCGACGGCGGCGCTCTCGCTGTGGTCCGGCTTCTCGGCGCTCAAACTCCTCAGCACCGACCCCGCGGTCAAACTGCTCGCCTATCGCCTGCTCTACCTCGGCGCGGCCCCGATAGGCGCGTTCAGCCTGTTGTTCGCGCTGGCGTACACCGACCGCGACGAGTGGCTCCGACCCGCCGTCGTCGCCGCCCTCCTGAGCGTGCCCGTCGTCTATCTGCTACTTCTGTTCACGAACCCCGGCGGCCTCGCGGTCGAGGGGACACGCCTCGTCGAGACGGGCGGTCTCCTCGTCCTGCGAGTGGACGTCGGGCCCGCGCACGTCCCGCTTCAACTGCTCTACAACGCCCTGCTGTCGCTGGTCGCGGTGGCCATCGTCGGGGTGGAGGCGGTCAGGCTCGGGCGAGCGTACCTGCCGCAGGCGGCGCTTCTCGGCCTCGGCATCGGAGCGCCTATCCTCGTCGTCGCGGCGACGTACGCGGGCGTCCCGCCCTTCACCGCGGACAGCGTCAACTTCGTCCCCACGTCGACCGCGGTCACGACGGTTGCGCTCGGGGTCGCCCTGTTCAGATACCGCCTGCTGGACCTCCCACCGATAGCCTACACGACCGCGATGGCGGCCTCGCCCGACGGCGTCCTCGTCGTCGATACGGACCGTCGAGTCGTCCACGCGAACGACCGCGGTGAACGCCTCTTCGCCGGTCTGAACGGCACGATGGGCGACTCCTTCGACGAGGCGTTCCCGGACGTGGCTCTCGAAGACGCGTCCGCCGCCGAGGTCCGAATCGACGGCGAGGACGAGACGCCGACGTTCCTCAGCGTCCGAACGCAACGCCTCCGGCGCCGCGGGAAACGCGTCGGCTGGGTCGTCGTCCTCCGCGACGTGACGGCCCTGCAGGAGCAGAAGCGCGCGATTGAGGAGCAGAACGAGCGGCTCAGACTCCTCAACCAGATAGTCCGCCACGACGTCAGAAACGACATGTCCGTCGTCCTCGGCAACGCGAACCTCCTCGAATCGCTCGTCGAGGACGAGGAGGCCCGGCGCCGACTCGCGACCATCGTCCGGAACGGCGAACACGCCGTCGAACTCACGGAGACCATGCGCGGCCTGATGCGCACGATGCTGGAGGACGCGCCGGAACTCGAACCGGTGTCCCTGCGGCGCGTCGTGAACGACGAGGTGGCGGCGATGCAGGCCGACGACGGCGACTGCGAGGTGACCGTCTCCGGCGAGATTCCGGACGTCCGCGTCGTCGCCGACGACACCCTCGGAACCGTCTTCCGGAACCTCCTCACGAACGGCGTCCGGCACAACGACTCCGACGTTCCGACGGTGACGGTGTCGGCGACCGAGGCGGACGACAGCGTCGTCGTCAGCGTCGCGGACGACGGCCGCGGGATTCCGGCGGACAGACGCGAAGCGATATTCGGCCGCGGGAACAAGGGGCTGGAGAGTCCCGGGACCGGCGTCGGTCTCTACCTCGTCCAGGCGCTCGTCGACGGCTACGGCGGCGAAGTCTGGATAGCGGACAACGAACCCCGCGGCTCCGTCTTCTCCGTGCGACTGCGGACGGCCGCCGACCGGACGTAG
- a CDS encoding ArsR/SmtB family transcription factor: MTRDRGGGGAAPLSPDDAFTLLGNETRIAILRALWDAYDPHEADGSVSFSDLFDRVDVDDSGNFNYHLGRLTGHFVRRTADGYRLAAPGFRVVRAVVAGGVTGDPTVGPSPVDADCPLCGSPVEITHEDGTTWARCTACEGYWPRRGGEIFGFSLPPAGLRGRDADGVLDATIAYSIHRFEAMCDGVCPECGSAVDSSLAVCADHDADGSVCDACDSRFAAVLTFACTACKFDWRSPSYAAVSHHPALVAFYFDRGVEHVPATWDGLRRGLDWHEEVLTTDPPAVRVTAAHGRDRLAFVVDAAGSVASVTERSVSQQ; encoded by the coding sequence ATGACACGGGACCGGGGCGGGGGAGGCGCGGCACCGCTCTCGCCCGACGACGCGTTCACGCTGTTGGGAAACGAGACGCGAATCGCCATCCTGCGGGCGCTCTGGGACGCGTACGACCCGCACGAGGCGGACGGTTCCGTCTCGTTCTCGGACCTGTTCGACCGGGTCGACGTCGACGACTCGGGGAACTTCAACTACCACCTCGGAAGGCTGACCGGTCACTTCGTCCGGCGGACGGCGGACGGCTACCGACTGGCCGCCCCAGGGTTCAGAGTCGTGCGCGCCGTCGTCGCGGGCGGCGTCACCGGCGACCCGACGGTCGGTCCGTCCCCAGTCGACGCCGACTGCCCCCTGTGCGGGAGTCCGGTCGAGATAACGCACGAGGACGGGACCACGTGGGCCCGATGCACGGCGTGCGAGGGATACTGGCCCCGGAGAGGCGGGGAGATATTCGGGTTCAGCCTCCCGCCCGCGGGCCTCCGTGGCCGCGACGCCGACGGGGTGCTGGACGCGACCATCGCCTACTCCATCCACCGGTTCGAGGCGATGTGCGACGGGGTCTGTCCGGAGTGCGGGAGCGCGGTGGACTCGTCGCTCGCGGTGTGCGCGGACCACGACGCGGACGGTAGCGTCTGCGACGCGTGCGATTCCCGTTTCGCGGCCGTCCTGACGTTCGCCTGCACCGCCTGCAAGTTCGACTGGCGCAGTCCGTCGTACGCCGCCGTCTCCCACCACCCGGCGCTCGTCGCCTTCTACTTCGACCGAGGGGTCGAACACGTCCCGGCCACGTGGGACGGACTCCGCCGCGGACTCGACTGGCACGAGGAGGTCCTGACGACTGACCCGCCCGCCGTCCGGGTCACCGCCGCCCACGGGCGGGACCGACTCGCGTTCGTCGTGGACGCGGCCGGGTCCGTCGCCAGCGTCACCGAACGGTCGGTTAGCCAACAGTAA